The Fusarium oxysporum Fo47 chromosome II, complete sequence genome includes a region encoding these proteins:
- a CDS encoding Cupredoxin, with the protein MRILRLVLLPAALAATVSYDFSIDWVRANPDGAFERSTIGINGEWPIPRIEASIGDTVLVNVRNNLGNQSTSLHFHGLFMNGSNHMDGPSQVTQCPIQPGESFLYNFTITQPGTYWYHSHTESQYPDGLRGPLIIHDSKSHFKGKYDEELIMTISDWYHDQMQTLIPEFLRKGNPTGAEPVPQAALMNETQDLKVPVQTGKTYFLRLANIGAFAGQYFWIEGHNMTIVEVDGAYTKPAQANMVYLSAGQRCSVLIATKDDASANFPIVASMDTDLFDVLPDDLNWNVTGWLVYDEEKPLPKQSVVYDFDPYDDMDLVPYDEMVRLPEPSRSIELDVIMDNLRDGANYAFFNNITYRAPKVPTLYTALTSGKQATNPQIYGTYTHSFVLEKDEIVQLVINNRDDGRHPFHLHGHHFQVLHRSDDDAGDFDGSVEFAETPMRRDTVVVNGNGNVVLRFKADNPGVWLFHCHIEWHVTSGLIATFVEDPLALQASLKLPQNHLDACKAGNIPTVGNAAGNTDLLDLSGENVPPPRLPEGFTLKGILAFAFSTFMGIFGIYTVASYGMKKDKKTPETAPLLAEEEPQH; encoded by the exons ATGAGAATCTTACGGTTGGTTTTGTTGCCGGCGGCGTTAGCTGCGACGGTGTCTTATGACTTTTCTATTGATTGGGTTCGAGCAAATCCAGATGGCGCGTTTGAGAGGTCGACGATAGGCATTAATGGAGAGTGGCCGATACCGAGGATTGAAGCGAGTATTGGGGATACGGTTTTGGTTAATGTGAGGAATAATTTGGGGAATCAGTCTACGAGTTTGCATTTTCATGGGCTTTTCATGAATGGCTCGAATCATATGGATGGGCCGTCGCAGGTTACGCAGTGCCCTATTCAACCTGGAGAGTCATTTCTCTATAACTTTACG ATCACTCAACCCGGCACATATTGGTATCACTCACACACTGAAAGCCAATATCCTGATGGACTTAGAGGACCTCTTATCATTCACGACTCAAAGTCACATTTCAAAGGAAAATACGACGAAGAACTTATCATGACTATCTCGGATTGGTATCACGATCAAATGCAGACGTTAATACCAGAGTTTTTGAGGAAAGGAAACCCAACTGGTGCAGAGCCCGTCCCTCAAGCAGCTCTCATGAACGAGACTCAAGATCTCAAAGTACCTGTTCAAACAGGCAAGACGTACTTTTTGAGGTTGGCGAATATCGGTGCTTTTGCGGGACAGTATTTCTGGATTGAGGGACATAACATGACgattgttgaagttgatggtGCATACACGAAACCGGCACAAGCGAATATGGTTTATTTATCTGCTGGACAACGATGCAGTGTGTTGATAGCAACCAAGGACGACGCATCAGCAAACTTCCCTATTGTTGCGAGCATGGATACT GATCTATTCGATGTTCTCCCCGATGATCTCAACTGGAACGTTACAGGTTGGCTTGTATACGATGAAGAAAAGCCTCTTCCAAAGCAATCTGTCGTCTACGACTTTGATCCTTATGATGATATGGATCTTGTGCCGTACGATGAAATGGTTAGACTTCCTGAACCAAGCAGAAGTATTGAGCTGGATGTCATCATGGATAACCTTCGAGACGGCGCAAACTatgccttcttcaacaacatcacctACCGAGCTCCCAAGGTTCCGACACTCTACACTGCATTGACAAGTGGAAAGCAAGCGACGAACCCTCAGATCTATGGAACGTATACGCATAGCTTTGTCTtggagaaggatgagatcgTGCAGTTAGTGATTAACAACCGAGATGATGGACGACATCCATTTCACTTGCATGGTCATCACTTTCAAGTGTTGCATCGAAGCGATGATGACGCTGGTGACTTTGATGGATCAGTGGAGTTTGCAGAGACGCCGATGAGACGAGATACAGTTGTTGTGAACGGAAATGGCAATGTGGTGCTGAGATTCAAGGCCGACAACCCAG GTGTCTGGCTATTCCACTGCCATATCGAATGGCACGTCACGTCCGGATTGATCGCGACATTCGTTGAAGATCCCCTCGCATTACAAGCTTCACTGAAGCTCCCCCAGAACCATCTCGACGCATGCAAAGCTGGCAACATTCCCACCGTCGGCAACGCAGCCGGAAACACTGATCTCCTCGATCTCTCCGGCGAAAACGTCCCTCCACCACGTCTTCCAGAAGG CTTCACGCTCAAAGGCATCCTCGCATTCGCATTCAGTACATTCATGGGTATTTTCGGTATCTACACAGTCGCATCCTACGGgatgaagaaagacaaaaagaCCCCCGAGACAGCACCTCTCCtcgcagaagaagagccgCAACATTAG